The following are encoded in a window of Halorarum salinum genomic DNA:
- a CDS encoding Mrp/NBP35 family ATP-binding protein produces MDESTVRERLAAVEDPDLGDDVVSLGLVNAIDVDDDAGVVRVSLALGAPYSPHETRIAERVREELSDLEYDVDLSASVPSDLSGDEQVLPGVKNVIAVASGKGGVGKSTVAVNLAAGLSELGARVGLFDADVYGPNVPRMVDADEAPRATGEETIVPPEKYGMRLMSMAFLVGEDDPVIWRGPMVHKVLTQLVEDVEWGELDYMVLDLPPGTGDTQLTILQTLPLTGAVIVTTPEDVALDDANKGLRMFGKHDTNVLGIVENMSGFVCPDCGSEHDVFGKGGGKAFAADNDLPFLGGVPLDPDVRKGGDGGKPIVLREDSDTADAFRLVTENVANNVGIVQRRKASQRAASGPPSQ; encoded by the coding sequence ATGGACGAATCCACGGTCCGCGAGCGCCTCGCGGCCGTCGAGGACCCGGACCTCGGCGACGACGTCGTCTCGCTGGGGCTGGTGAACGCGATCGACGTCGACGACGACGCGGGGGTCGTTCGCGTGTCGCTCGCGCTGGGCGCGCCGTACTCCCCCCACGAGACGCGAATCGCCGAGCGGGTGCGCGAGGAACTCTCGGACCTCGAGTACGACGTCGACCTCTCGGCGTCCGTCCCCTCGGACCTCTCGGGGGACGAGCAGGTGCTCCCCGGCGTGAAGAACGTGATCGCCGTCGCCTCGGGGAAGGGCGGCGTCGGCAAGTCGACCGTGGCGGTGAACCTCGCGGCCGGGCTCTCGGAACTGGGCGCACGCGTCGGCCTGTTCGACGCCGACGTGTACGGGCCGAACGTGCCCCGGATGGTCGACGCCGACGAGGCGCCGCGCGCGACCGGCGAGGAGACGATCGTTCCGCCGGAGAAGTACGGCATGCGGCTGATGAGCATGGCGTTCCTCGTGGGCGAGGACGACCCGGTCATCTGGCGGGGACCGATGGTCCACAAGGTGCTCACCCAGCTCGTCGAGGACGTCGAGTGGGGCGAACTCGACTACATGGTGCTCGATCTCCCCCCGGGCACCGGGGACACCCAGCTCACCATCCTCCAGACGCTCCCGCTCACCGGCGCCGTCATCGTCACCACCCCGGAGGACGTGGCGCTCGACGACGCGAACAAGGGGCTGCGGATGTTCGGCAAGCACGACACGAACGTGCTCGGCATCGTCGAGAACATGAGCGGCTTCGTCTGCCCGGACTGCGGCAGCGAACACGACGTGTTCGGCAAGGGCGGCGGCAAGGCGTTCGCCGCGGACAACGACCTCCCGTTCCTCGGCGGCGTCCCGCTCGACCCGGACGTCAGGAAGGGCGGCGATGGCGGAAAGCCGATCGTGCTCCGCGAGGACTCCGACACCGCCGACGCGTTCAGGCTGGTCACCGAGAACGTCGCGAACAACGTCGGCATCGTGCAGCGCCGGAAGGCGAGCCAGCGCGCCGCCTCGGGTCCGCCCAGCCAGTAA
- a CDS encoding CDC48 family AAA ATPase, protein MKLTVKPLKQKDAGRRLAAIDRVAADELDLAGGDYIRIQGDSTAIARVWPGYPEDDDTGVVRIDGQLRQEAGVGIDDRVEVEAADVEPAERITIALPQQFGIRGNVGSIIRDKLSGQPVTQGQTIRFPLGLGLMGGGSQAVPLKIASTQPSGTVVITDSTEVDISEKPAEEITETAAAGGAESPDVTYEDIGGLDDELEQVREMIELPMRHPELFKRLGIEPPKGVLLHGPPGTGKTLIAKAVANEIDAHFTTLSGPEIMSKYYGESEEQLREVFEEASENAPAIIFMDELDSIAPKREEAGGDVERRVVAQLLSLMDGLEERGEVVVIGATNRVDAIDPALRRGGRFDREIEIGVPDRDGRKEILQVHTRNMPLVEDIDLDEYAESTHGFVGADLESLAKEAGMNALRRIRPQLDLDAEEIDAEVLDSIEVRESDVKEAMKGIEPSALREVFVEIPDVTWGDVGGLEDTKERLRETIQWPLEYPEVFEAMDMQSAKGVMMYGPPGTGKTMLAKAIANESDSNFISIKGPELLNKFVGESEKGVREVFSKARENAPTIVFFDEIDSIATERGRNTGDSGVSERVVSQLLTELDGLETLEDVVVIATTNRPDLIDPALLRPGRLDRHVHVPVPDEDARRAIFEVHTEHKPLADDVDLDSLARRTDGYVGADIEAVCREASMNASREFIESVTREEVTESVGNVRVTMDHFEDALEEVSPSVTAEVRERYQDIEKRFQQADTGEREGDELGRTFQ, encoded by the coding sequence ATGAAGCTCACAGTCAAACCGCTGAAACAGAAGGACGCCGGACGGCGCCTCGCCGCCATAGACCGCGTCGCGGCCGATGAACTCGACCTCGCGGGCGGGGACTACATCCGCATCCAGGGCGACTCGACCGCCATCGCGCGGGTGTGGCCCGGCTACCCCGAGGACGACGACACCGGCGTCGTGCGCATCGACGGCCAGCTCCGGCAGGAGGCCGGAGTCGGCATCGACGACCGGGTGGAGGTCGAGGCGGCCGACGTCGAACCGGCCGAGCGCATCACCATCGCGCTCCCCCAGCAGTTCGGCATCCGCGGCAACGTCGGCTCCATCATCCGAGACAAGCTCTCGGGCCAGCCCGTGACGCAGGGCCAGACCATCCGGTTCCCGCTCGGGCTGGGGCTCATGGGCGGCGGCTCGCAGGCGGTCCCCCTGAAGATCGCCTCGACCCAGCCCTCGGGGACGGTCGTCATCACCGACTCGACCGAGGTCGACATCTCCGAGAAGCCGGCCGAGGAGATCACCGAGACGGCGGCGGCGGGCGGCGCGGAGTCGCCCGACGTCACCTACGAGGACATCGGCGGACTCGACGACGAACTCGAGCAGGTCCGGGAGATGATCGAGCTCCCGATGCGCCACCCGGAGCTGTTCAAGCGGCTCGGCATCGAGCCCCCGAAGGGGGTGCTCCTGCACGGCCCGCCCGGCACCGGGAAGACGCTCATCGCGAAGGCCGTCGCCAACGAGATCGACGCGCACTTCACGACCCTGTCGGGCCCCGAGATCATGTCGAAGTACTACGGGGAGTCCGAGGAGCAGCTCCGGGAGGTGTTCGAGGAGGCCTCCGAGAACGCCCCCGCGATCATCTTCATGGACGAACTCGACTCGATCGCGCCCAAGCGCGAGGAGGCCGGCGGCGACGTGGAGCGCCGCGTCGTGGCCCAGTTGCTCTCGCTGATGGACGGGCTCGAGGAGCGCGGCGAGGTCGTCGTCATCGGCGCCACGAACCGCGTGGACGCCATCGACCCCGCGCTCCGGCGGGGCGGCCGCTTCGACCGCGAGATCGAGATCGGCGTCCCGGACCGGGACGGCCGCAAGGAGATCCTCCAGGTCCACACCCGGAACATGCCGCTCGTGGAGGACATCGACCTCGACGAGTACGCCGAGTCCACCCACGGGTTCGTCGGCGCGGACCTCGAGTCGCTGGCCAAGGAGGCCGGCATGAACGCCCTCCGGCGCATCCGCCCGCAACTCGACCTCGACGCCGAGGAGATCGACGCCGAGGTGCTCGACTCCATCGAGGTGCGCGAGTCGGACGTGAAGGAGGCGATGAAGGGAATCGAGCCCTCCGCGCTCCGGGAGGTGTTCGTCGAGATCCCCGACGTCACGTGGGGGGACGTCGGCGGGCTCGAGGACACGAAGGAACGGCTCCGCGAGACGATCCAGTGGCCCCTCGAGTATCCCGAAGTGTTCGAGGCGATGGACATGCAGTCGGCCAAGGGCGTCATGATGTACGGCCCGCCGGGGACCGGCAAGACCATGCTCGCGAAGGCCATCGCGAACGAGTCCGACTCGAACTTCATCTCGATCAAGGGGCCCGAACTGCTCAACAAGTTCGTGGGCGAGTCCGAGAAGGGCGTCCGCGAGGTGTTCAGCAAGGCGCGCGAGAACGCCCCGACGATCGTGTTCTTCGACGAGATCGACTCCATCGCGACCGAGCGCGGCCGCAACACGGGCGACTCGGGCGTCTCCGAGCGCGTCGTCTCACAGCTCCTGACCGAACTCGACGGGCTGGAGACGCTTGAGGACGTGGTCGTCATCGCGACGACGAACCGGCCCGACCTCATCGACCCGGCGCTGCTGCGTCCCGGCCGGCTGGACCGCCACGTCCACGTGCCGGTGCCGGACGAGGATGCGCGTCGGGCCATCTTCGAGGTCCACACCGAGCACAAACCGCTCGCCGACGACGTCGACCTCGACTCGCTGGCCCGCCGGACGGACGGCTACGTCGGCGCCGACATCGAGGCGGTCTGCCGCGAGGCGTCGATGAACGCCTCCCGCGAGTTCATCGAGTCGGTGACCCGCGAGGAGGTCACGGAGTCCGTCGGCAACGTCCGCGTGACGATGGACCACTTCGAGGACGCGCTCGAGGAGGTGAGCCCCTCGGTCACCGCCGAGGTGCGCGAGCGCTACCAGGACATCGAGAAGCGGTTCCAGCAGGCCGACACCGGGGAGCGCGAGGGGGACGAACTCGGGCGGACCTTCCAGTAA
- a CDS encoding DUF7127 family protein yields the protein MNQPQHTGRTERFVRRYDYDDETVVAADVDADEDAVTVDTVDGTAIVVVERDGGEEEFELELPGPAANVDTQNGVLTIRISQ from the coding sequence ATGAACCAGCCCCAACACACCGGCCGAACGGAGCGGTTCGTCCGTCGATACGACTACGACGACGAGACCGTCGTCGCAGCCGACGTCGACGCGGACGAGGACGCGGTGACCGTCGACACGGTCGACGGGACGGCCATCGTCGTCGTGGAGCGGGACGGCGGGGAGGAGGAGTTCGAACTCGAACTTCCCGGACCGGCCGCAAACGTTGACACGCAGAACGGCGTACTCACCATCAGGATCAGCCAATGA
- the tuf gene encoding translation elongation factor EF-1 subunit alpha, whose protein sequence is MSQDKPHQNLAIIGHVDHGKSTLVGRLLFETGSVPEHVIEQHREEAEEKGKGGFEFAYVMDNLAEERERGVTIDIAHQEFDTDTYYFTIVDTPGHRDFVKNMITGASQADHAVLVVAADDGVAPQTREHVFLARTLGINELIVAVNKMDLVDYSQDTYDEVVGEVRELLDQVRFDTEDAEFIPVSAFKGDNVAERSENTPWYDGNVLLEALNDLPEPSPPTDAPLRLPIQDVYTISGIGTVPVGRVETGTLNTGDNVNFQPSDVGGEVKTIEMHHEEVDYAGPGDNVGFNVRGIGKDDIRRGDVCGPADDPPTVAETFQAQIVVMQHPSVITAGYTPVFHAHTAQVACTIESLDQKLDPASGEVAEENPDFIKSGDAAVVTIRPQKPLSIEPSSEIPELGSFAIRDMGQTIAAGKVLSVNERT, encoded by the coding sequence ATGAGCCAAGACAAACCCCACCAGAACCTGGCCATCATCGGCCACGTCGACCACGGGAAGTCCACGCTCGTGGGTCGCCTCCTCTTCGAGACCGGGAGCGTCCCCGAGCACGTCATCGAGCAGCACCGAGAGGAGGCCGAGGAGAAGGGCAAGGGCGGCTTCGAGTTCGCCTACGTCATGGACAACCTGGCCGAGGAGCGCGAGCGCGGCGTCACCATCGACATCGCCCACCAGGAGTTCGACACGGACACGTACTACTTCACCATCGTCGACACGCCCGGGCACCGCGACTTCGTGAAGAACATGATCACGGGCGCCTCCCAGGCAGATCACGCGGTGCTCGTCGTCGCGGCCGACGACGGCGTCGCCCCCCAGACCCGCGAGCACGTCTTCCTCGCCCGCACGCTCGGCATCAACGAACTCATCGTCGCCGTCAACAAGATGGACCTCGTCGACTACTCGCAGGACACCTACGACGAGGTCGTCGGCGAAGTCAGGGAGCTCCTCGATCAGGTCCGCTTCGACACGGAGGACGCCGAGTTCATTCCGGTGTCCGCGTTCAAGGGCGACAACGTCGCCGAGCGGTCCGAGAACACCCCCTGGTACGACGGCAACGTCCTCCTCGAGGCGCTGAACGACCTACCGGAACCGTCGCCGCCGACGGACGCGCCGCTCCGCCTGCCGATCCAGGACGTCTACACCATCTCGGGCATCGGGACGGTGCCGGTCGGCCGCGTCGAGACGGGGACGCTCAACACGGGCGACAACGTCAATTTCCAGCCCAGCGACGTGGGCGGGGAAGTGAAGACCATCGAGATGCACCACGAGGAGGTCGACTACGCGGGCCCGGGCGACAACGTCGGGTTCAACGTCCGCGGCATCGGCAAGGACGACATCCGCCGCGGCGACGTCTGCGGCCCCGCCGACGACCCGCCGACGGTCGCCGAGACGTTCCAGGCCCAGATCGTCGTGATGCAACATCCGTCCGTGATCACGGCGGGTTACACGCCGGTGTTCCACGCCCACACCGCGCAGGTCGCGTGTACGATCGAGTCGCTCGACCAGAAGCTCGACCCCGCCTCGGGCGAGGTCGCCGAGGAGAACCCGGACTTCATCAAGTCCGGCGACGCCGCGGTCGTCACCATCCGCCCGCAGAAGCCGCTCAGCATCGAACCGTCGAGCGAGATCCCGGAACTCGGCAGCTTCGCCATCCGCGACATGGGTCAGACCATCGCGGCCGGCAAGGTGCTCAGCGTGAACGAGCGAACCTGA
- a CDS encoding alpha/beta fold hydrolase encodes MDGVTHHGRRTAYRVSDRGGDGPGLLCIHGSGGAAGVWKSQSRLAGRAPVVALELSGHGESDDVNATGGPDALEAYTDDVVAVAEETGASVLVGNSLGGAVATWTALERDLDLDGLVLAGTGAKLTVLDDLLAWLADDFDRAVEFLHADDRLFHDPDGRYVELSKEAMYDAGRAVTERDFRTCHAFDVRNRLGELDSPALAIVGEHDQLTPVRYHEYLAEHVPDCELAVVQDAAHLTMLEAPDAFNDELESFLDRL; translated from the coding sequence ATGGACGGAGTGACACACCACGGACGGCGGACGGCCTACCGCGTCTCCGACCGCGGGGGTGACGGGCCGGGGCTCCTCTGCATTCACGGGAGCGGTGGCGCCGCGGGCGTCTGGAAGTCCCAGTCCAGGCTGGCCGGGCGGGCGCCCGTCGTCGCTCTCGAACTCAGCGGCCACGGCGAGAGCGACGACGTGAACGCCACGGGCGGCCCCGACGCCCTCGAGGCGTACACCGACGACGTCGTCGCGGTCGCCGAGGAGACCGGGGCGAGCGTGCTCGTCGGCAACTCGCTGGGCGGGGCGGTCGCGACGTGGACCGCGCTGGAGCGGGACCTCGACCTGGACGGGCTGGTGCTCGCGGGCACCGGCGCCAAACTGACCGTGCTCGATGACCTGCTGGCCTGGCTCGCGGACGACTTCGACAGGGCGGTGGAGTTCCTCCACGCCGACGACAGGCTGTTCCACGACCCGGACGGCCGCTACGTCGAACTCTCGAAGGAGGCGATGTACGACGCCGGCAGGGCCGTCACCGAGCGCGACTTCCGCACGTGCCACGCGTTCGACGTGCGGAACAGGCTCGGCGAACTCGACTCACCCGCCCTCGCGATCGTTGGCGAACACGACCAGCTGACGCCGGTCCGGTATCACGAGTACCTCGCCGAACACGTGCCCGACTGCGAACTGGCGGTCGTCCAGGACGCCGCCCACCTCACGATGCTCGAGGCGCCCGACGCGTTCAACGACGAACTGGAGTCGTTCCTCGACCGTCT